Proteins from a genomic interval of Cyanobium sp. AMD-g:
- a CDS encoding B12-binding domain-containing radical SAM protein, with translation MNVLLVYPEFPKTFWSYEKILELVNRKVLLPPLGLITVAAILPQDWNFKLADVNIRPVSEQEWQWADLVIMSAMIVQKDDIIRQINLARHHGKPVAVGGPYPSSTPEELVAAGADFLILDEGEITLPLFVEAWNRGDNGGRFSSEGVKPDVTATPIPRYDLLELSAYDSMSVQFSRGCPFQCEFCDIIVLYGRKPRTKTPEQLISELNRLYAIGWRGGVFMVDDNFIGNKRNVKMMLTALEQWQKQHGYPFRFDTEASLDLADDQELIDQMLACNFAAVFMGIETPDTDSLAATMKFQNTRSPLLESVDKVTRSGLRVIAGFIIGFDGEKEGAGQRIVAFSEAAGIPTTTFAMLQALPHTALWHRLEKEGRLIDKVGNINQTTLMNFVPTRPVEGIAQEYVEAFCQLYEPHRYLDRVHRYFLKLGPPRVKSSFKLPELAVLRALLIVCWRQGLKRSTRWAFWHHLLHILWANPKVAEQYLAVCAHNEHFMEYRDIVRLQIETQLAAYGHEQELARLALLDRPLMEIATGTSP, from the coding sequence TTGAACGTTCTGCTCGTCTACCCAGAATTTCCGAAAACATTTTGGAGCTACGAGAAGATCCTTGAATTGGTGAACCGAAAGGTTCTGCTGCCACCACTCGGCCTGATCACTGTCGCCGCCATTCTTCCCCAGGACTGGAACTTCAAGCTGGCGGACGTCAATATCAGGCCCGTCTCGGAGCAGGAATGGCAGTGGGCTGATCTCGTGATCATGTCGGCAATGATCGTCCAGAAGGACGACATCATTCGCCAGATCAATCTGGCCAGGCACCACGGCAAGCCGGTGGCTGTCGGTGGACCCTATCCAAGCTCCACCCCGGAAGAACTCGTGGCCGCTGGGGCCGATTTCCTGATCCTCGATGAAGGGGAGATCACCCTGCCGCTGTTCGTCGAAGCCTGGAATCGGGGCGACAACGGCGGCCGTTTCAGCTCCGAGGGCGTGAAACCGGATGTCACCGCCACACCCATCCCCCGCTACGACCTGCTCGAGCTCAGTGCCTACGACTCGATGAGCGTGCAGTTTTCGCGTGGCTGTCCCTTCCAATGCGAATTCTGCGACATCATCGTGCTCTATGGCCGCAAACCCCGCACCAAGACGCCGGAGCAACTGATCAGCGAACTCAACCGCCTCTACGCCATCGGCTGGCGTGGTGGCGTGTTCATGGTGGATGACAACTTCATCGGCAACAAGCGAAACGTCAAGATGATGCTCACTGCGCTTGAGCAGTGGCAGAAACAGCATGGTTATCCCTTCCGCTTCGATACGGAGGCCTCCCTTGATCTGGCTGATGACCAGGAGCTCATTGATCAGATGCTGGCCTGCAACTTTGCGGCCGTCTTCATGGGCATCGAGACACCGGACACGGATAGCCTGGCCGCCACGATGAAGTTCCAGAACACGCGCTCACCCCTGCTCGAATCCGTCGACAAGGTGACTCGCTCAGGCCTGCGGGTGATCGCGGGATTCATCATCGGCTTCGATGGCGAAAAGGAGGGCGCTGGCCAGCGGATCGTCGCCTTCTCGGAAGCCGCGGGGATCCCCACGACCACGTTCGCCATGTTGCAGGCGTTGCCCCATACGGCCCTTTGGCACAGGCTGGAGAAGGAAGGGCGCCTGATCGACAAGGTCGGCAACATCAACCAGACCACCCTGATGAACTTCGTGCCGACCCGGCCGGTGGAAGGCATTGCCCAGGAGTATGTGGAGGCGTTCTGCCAGCTCTACGAACCCCACAGGTATCTCGATCGGGTCCATCGCTACTTCCTGAAACTCGGCCCCCCCAGGGTGAAGAGCAGCTTCAAGCTTCCCGAGCTGGCGGTGCTCAGGGCACTGCTGATCGTCTGCTGGCGCCAGGGTCTCAAACGCTCCACCCGTTGGGCCTTCTGGCACCACCTGCTCCACATTCTCTGGGCCAACCCCAAGGTGGCGGAGCAATACCTCGCTGTCTGCGCCCACAACGAGCATTTCATGGAGTATCGAGACATCGTGCGGCTGCAGATCGAAACGCAGTTGGCCGCCTATGGCCATGAACAGGAGCTGGCTCGCCTGGCGCTGTTGGATCGTCCACTGATGGAGATCGCCACGGGCACATCGCCGTAA
- a CDS encoding glutamate decarboxylase — protein sequence MTLHEKPATRYSLEDDIYSSSDLSVTLPKSHFPSKEHNSRAVFAAIRDELMLDGNSRQNLATFCQTWVEDEVHALMDLCIDKNIEDKDEYPQTAEIEARCARMVADLWHAPAIEGAIGCSTTGSSEAAMLGGLAMKRRWEARRQGQGKPIDRPNLVTGPVQICWHKFCRYWDIEHREIPMQPDHLLLTPEAALELCDENTIGVVPTLGVTFTGQYEPVQALAAALDGLEARTGLDIPIHVDAASGGFLAPFCAPDLVWDFRLPRVRSINASGHKFGLAPLGVGWVLWRETTDLPEEMVFWVNYLGGNMRDLTLNFSRPGGQVICQYYNFLRLGREGYRKVHAACYATAQYLAREIARLGPFEILYGGDDQSGIPALCWKIRAGSEVNFSLYALADRLRVRGWQVPAYTLPAHCQDITVQRILVRHGVSRDLANLLLENIRQSLDGFASHPSQGALNGPELSGFHH from the coding sequence ATGACCCTCCACGAAAAGCCGGCGACCCGATACTCCCTGGAGGACGACATCTACTCCTCTTCCGATCTATCGGTCACCCTGCCGAAGAGCCATTTTCCCAGCAAGGAGCACAATTCCCGCGCCGTCTTCGCCGCCATTCGCGACGAACTGATGCTGGATGGCAATTCCCGCCAGAACCTGGCCACCTTCTGCCAGACCTGGGTGGAAGACGAAGTGCACGCCCTGATGGATCTGTGCATCGACAAGAACATCGAGGACAAGGACGAGTATCCCCAGACCGCTGAGATCGAAGCCCGCTGCGCCCGGATGGTGGCCGACCTGTGGCACGCCCCCGCGATCGAGGGGGCCATCGGCTGCTCCACCACCGGCTCCAGCGAGGCGGCCATGCTCGGGGGCCTGGCGATGAAGCGCCGCTGGGAGGCTCGGCGCCAGGGGCAGGGGAAACCGATCGACCGGCCCAACCTGGTGACCGGGCCGGTGCAGATCTGCTGGCACAAGTTCTGCCGCTACTGGGACATCGAGCACCGTGAAATCCCGATGCAGCCGGATCATCTTCTGCTGACCCCCGAGGCAGCCCTTGAGCTCTGCGACGAGAACACCATCGGCGTGGTGCCCACCCTGGGGGTCACCTTCACCGGTCAGTACGAACCAGTCCAGGCCCTGGCTGCCGCCCTCGATGGCCTGGAGGCCCGCACCGGCCTCGACATCCCCATCCACGTGGACGCAGCCAGCGGCGGCTTCCTGGCTCCCTTCTGCGCCCCCGATCTGGTGTGGGATTTCCGCCTGCCGCGGGTGCGCTCGATCAATGCCTCCGGCCACAAGTTCGGCCTGGCGCCCCTGGGGGTGGGTTGGGTGCTGTGGCGGGAAACCACCGATCTACCCGAGGAAATGGTGTTCTGGGTGAATTACCTGGGCGGCAACATGCGCGACCTCACCCTCAACTTCTCCAGGCCGGGTGGCCAGGTGATCTGCCAGTACTACAACTTTCTGCGCCTGGGCCGGGAGGGTTATCGCAAGGTGCATGCCGCCTGTTACGCCACGGCCCAGTACCTGGCTCGGGAGATCGCCAGGCTGGGACCGTTCGAGATCCTCTACGGCGGCGATGATCAATCGGGCATTCCCGCCCTCTGCTGGAAAATCCGCGCGGGGAGTGAGGTGAATTTCAGCCTCTACGCCCTCGCCGACCGGCTGCGGGTGCGGGGTTGGCAGGTGCCGGCCTACACCCTTCCCGCCCACTGCCAGGACATCACGGTGCAACGCATCCTGGTGCGCCATGGCGTCAGCCGGGACCTGGCCAATCTGCTGCTGGAGAACATCCGCCAGTCGCTCGATGGCTTCGCGAGCCACCCCAGCCAGGGCGCCCTCAACGGCCCGGAGCTCTCGGGGTTCCACCACTGA
- a CDS encoding AarF/ABC1/UbiB kinase family protein, with protein sequence MVSSPPAPAATPERLTAEVEMGDFLEAAGLLSYDPAAITRIYAGHPMRLVRRVWQTLVPIGLYLLGVGVDKVTGQLANPGRARQRARECAELLVALGPAFIKAGQALSTRPDIVPPVLLEELAQLQDQLPGFDSALAMACIEEDLQAPVETIFASLEKEPISAASLGQVHRGVLMSGERVAVKVQRPGLREQITLDLYIVRNIAAWLNRNVGLIKSDLVGLIDELGKRVFEEMDYINEASNAETFARLHSHNPRIAVPAIYRQATSRRVLTMEWIDGVKLTNLDAVRALGVDPDHMVEVGVNCSLQQLLEHGFFHADPHPGNLLALPDGRLAYLDFGMMSEVSREARTGLIQAVVHLVNRNFGALSKDFVQLGFLGEAVDLEPIVPAFETVFGQALEMGVSRMDFKAVTDDLSGVMYRFPFQVPPYYALIIRSLVTLEGIALSVDPDFKILGAAYPYFARRLMEDPDPELRRSLREMLYDGDEFRWQRLESLVASASLQEQLDLEGLLDQVLDFLFSPTGGLLRQQLVDALVLQMDALAWNTTLRLGRRLPSRFLPPGLRALPPAPASTPLLDLEPIQELLAILRDLPGFEPSLLLKRLPRVLGEPDLRRMGLQVARGLAERGVVHLLRDVLVTPAVRQAAGVSGA encoded by the coding sequence ATGGTTTCTTCCCCCCCAGCCCCTGCCGCGACCCCCGAGCGCCTGACCGCCGAGGTCGAGATGGGTGATTTCCTGGAGGCGGCTGGCCTGCTCAGTTACGACCCGGCCGCCATCACCCGGATCTACGCCGGCCACCCGATGCGCCTGGTGCGGCGGGTCTGGCAGACGCTCGTGCCGATCGGCCTCTATCTGCTGGGGGTGGGCGTCGACAAGGTCACCGGCCAGTTGGCCAACCCCGGCCGGGCGCGGCAGCGGGCCCGGGAGTGCGCCGAACTGCTGGTGGCCCTCGGCCCCGCCTTCATCAAGGCCGGCCAGGCCCTGTCCACCCGTCCGGACATCGTTCCGCCGGTGCTGCTGGAGGAGCTGGCCCAGCTGCAGGACCAGCTGCCGGGCTTCGACAGTGCCCTGGCCATGGCCTGCATCGAGGAGGACCTGCAGGCGCCGGTTGAAACGATCTTCGCGTCGCTGGAGAAGGAACCGATTTCCGCCGCCTCCCTCGGCCAGGTGCACCGGGGCGTGCTGATGAGCGGCGAGCGGGTGGCGGTGAAGGTGCAGCGGCCGGGACTCCGGGAGCAGATCACCCTCGACCTCTACATCGTCCGCAACATCGCCGCCTGGCTGAACCGGAATGTGGGGCTGATCAAGAGCGATCTGGTGGGGCTGATCGATGAACTCGGCAAGCGGGTCTTCGAGGAGATGGACTACATCAACGAGGCCAGCAACGCCGAAACCTTCGCCCGCCTGCACAGCCACAATCCCCGCATCGCCGTCCCCGCCATCTACCGCCAGGCCACCAGCCGCCGGGTGTTGACGATGGAGTGGATCGACGGCGTCAAGCTCACCAACCTCGACGCGGTGCGCGCCCTCGGGGTCGACCCCGACCACATGGTGGAGGTGGGGGTGAACTGCAGCCTGCAACAGCTCCTGGAGCATGGGTTCTTCCACGCCGATCCCCACCCCGGCAACCTGCTGGCCCTTCCGGACGGGCGCCTCGCCTACCTGGATTTCGGCATGATGAGTGAGGTGTCGCGGGAGGCGCGCACCGGCCTGATCCAGGCGGTGGTGCACCTGGTGAACCGCAATTTCGGGGCCCTCTCGAAGGACTTCGTGCAGCTCGGCTTCCTGGGCGAGGCGGTGGATCTCGAACCGATCGTGCCGGCTTTCGAAACGGTGTTCGGCCAGGCCCTGGAGATGGGCGTCAGCCGCATGGATTTCAAGGCGGTCACCGACGACCTCTCCGGAGTGATGTACCGCTTCCCCTTCCAGGTTCCTCCCTATTACGCCCTGATCATCCGCTCCCTGGTAACCCTGGAAGGCATCGCCCTGAGTGTCGACCCGGACTTCAAGATCCTCGGCGCCGCCTACCCCTACTTCGCCCGCCGGCTGATGGAGGATCCCGATCCGGAGCTGCGCCGCAGCCTGCGGGAGATGCTCTACGACGGCGATGAATTCCGCTGGCAGCGGCTGGAGAGCCTGGTGGCCAGCGCCTCGCTCCAGGAGCAGCTCGACCTGGAGGGTCTGCTCGACCAGGTGCTCGATTTCCTCTTCTCCCCCACCGGTGGCCTGCTGCGCCAGCAGCTCGTCGACGCGTTGGTGCTGCAGATGGATGCCCTGGCCTGGAACACCACCCTGCGGCTCGGCCGGCGGCTGCCGAGCCGCTTCCTGCCACCGGGGCTGCGGGCCCTGCCCCCCGCCCCGGCGTCAACACCGCTGCTGGATCTCGAACCGATCCAGGAGCTGCTGGCGATCCTGCGCGACCTGCCGGGCTTTGAGCCATCCCTGCTGCTGAAGCGCCTGCCGCGGGTGCTGGGGGAGCCCGACCTGCGCCGCATGGGGCTGCAGGTGGCCAGGGGTCTGGCGGAGCGGGGCGTGGTGCACCTGCTGCGGGATGTGCTGGTGACCCCCGCGGTGCGCCAGGCCGCCGGTGTCTCCGGTGCCTGA
- the thrC gene encoding threonine synthase, whose protein sequence is MQDWPGLIEAYRSWLPVSDATPVVTLREGATPLIPAPVIAERVGRGVKVFLKYDGLNPTGSFKDRGMTMAISKAKEAGSEAVICASTGNTSAAAAAYARRGGMRAFVLIPDGYVAQGKLAQALLYGAEVLAVQGNFDRALAIVRDVADRYPVTLVNSLNPYRLQGQKTAAFEVIDALGEAPDWLCIPVGNAGNISAYWMGFKEYRQAGHSTVLPRMMGFQAAGAAPMVLGHTVEQPDTIATAIRIGNPVNKENALNVRKESNGDFMAVTDAEIIEAYKLLGQGEGIFCEPASAASVAGLLKRREEVPAGATVVCVLTGNGLKDPTTAIENNDATFHTGIAPETETVAKVMGF, encoded by the coding sequence ATGCAGGACTGGCCAGGGCTGATCGAGGCCTACCGCTCCTGGTTGCCCGTCAGTGATGCCACGCCGGTGGTGACCCTGCGGGAGGGGGCCACGCCCCTGATTCCGGCACCGGTGATCGCCGAACGGGTGGGCCGGGGCGTGAAGGTGTTCCTCAAATACGACGGCCTCAACCCCACCGGCTCCTTCAAGGACCGGGGCATGACGATGGCCATCAGCAAGGCCAAGGAGGCGGGCTCGGAGGCGGTGATCTGCGCCAGCACCGGCAACACCTCGGCGGCGGCGGCGGCCTATGCCCGCCGCGGCGGCATGCGGGCCTTCGTGCTGATTCCGGATGGCTACGTGGCCCAGGGGAAGCTGGCCCAGGCCCTGCTCTACGGCGCCGAGGTGCTGGCCGTGCAGGGCAACTTCGACCGGGCCCTGGCGATCGTGCGGGACGTGGCCGACCGCTACCCGGTGACCCTGGTGAACTCGCTCAACCCCTACCGGCTGCAGGGGCAGAAGACGGCCGCCTTCGAGGTGATCGATGCCCTCGGCGAGGCCCCCGACTGGCTGTGCATCCCGGTGGGCAACGCCGGCAACATCAGCGCCTACTGGATGGGCTTCAAGGAGTACCGCCAGGCGGGCCACAGCACGGTCCTGCCGCGAATGATGGGCTTCCAGGCCGCGGGTGCGGCGCCGATGGTGCTGGGGCACACGGTGGAGCAGCCGGACACGATCGCCACGGCGATCCGCATCGGCAATCCCGTGAACAAGGAGAACGCGCTCAACGTTCGCAAGGAAAGCAACGGCGATTTCATGGCCGTCACCGACGCCGAGATCATCGAGGCCTACAAGCTGCTCGGCCAGGGGGAGGGCATCTTCTGCGAACCCGCCAGCGCCGCCTCGGTGGCGGGCCTGCTGAAGCGACGGGAGGAGGTGCCAGCCGGCGCGACGGTGGTGTGCGTGCTCACGGGCAACGGCCTCAAGGACCCGACGACGGCGATCGAGAACAACGACGCCACCTTCCACAC
- the recN gene encoding DNA repair protein RecN: protein MLTGLRLENIALIERLELAFSTGFTVLTGETGAGKSILLDALDALLGGAQGSQGARLLRRGAERGRIEASFGLSPPVRDWLERQELEAEEGELLLSRDWRLQEGRLTSRHRLNGVVVGRGQVLELRPLLLDLTVQGQTQQLGRPGQQRRWLDRFAGEGLAEALEATRSAWLQWKGEAAALARARADRERFAMERDRQEELLAELEAAALEDPAERQRLQGEQDRLAHAVRLQEGVMALIGRLVEGAEAAPSVLDHLAACDQELQTMAGLDAGVVALHGACADALAGLQDLARDLDRYGSLLESDPESLALLQERMAQLKALERRHGQSLPELIARRDSLREQLAGAEAEAALAGLEAAEAAARQGRDRANAALTRARTTAARDLEGQLMAALRPMGLANVRFAVALAAAEPGEEGADAVQFLFSANPGQPPAPLAEVASGGEMSRFLLALKTCLAAADPHVTLLFDEIDAGVSGRVSGAMAQLLRRLAEQRQVFCITHQPLVAAAAQHHFRVSKSVEAGLTHTRVSHLRDTHERQAELAELAGGDSGEAHSYAASLLGVEGTNDSDKVNRAA, encoded by the coding sequence GTGCTCACGGGTCTGCGCCTCGAGAACATCGCCCTGATCGAGCGGCTGGAGCTGGCGTTCTCCACCGGGTTCACCGTGCTCACCGGCGAGACCGGTGCCGGCAAGTCGATCCTGCTCGATGCCCTCGATGCCCTGCTCGGCGGCGCCCAGGGCAGCCAGGGGGCCCGTCTGCTTCGCCGTGGCGCTGAGCGGGGCCGCATCGAGGCCAGCTTCGGCCTCTCTCCCCCGGTGCGCGACTGGCTGGAGCGCCAGGAGCTGGAGGCCGAGGAGGGCGAGTTGCTGCTGAGCCGGGACTGGCGGCTCCAGGAGGGCCGGCTCACCAGCCGCCACCGGCTCAATGGCGTGGTGGTGGGCCGCGGCCAGGTGCTGGAGCTGAGGCCGCTGCTGCTCGATCTCACCGTCCAGGGCCAGACCCAGCAGCTGGGCCGCCCTGGCCAGCAGCGCCGCTGGCTGGACCGCTTCGCCGGTGAGGGCCTGGCCGAGGCCCTCGAAGCCACCCGTTCCGCCTGGCTGCAGTGGAAGGGGGAGGCCGCAGCCCTGGCGCGGGCCCGAGCCGACCGGGAGCGCTTCGCCATGGAGCGGGACCGCCAGGAGGAACTGCTGGCCGAGCTGGAGGCCGCGGCGCTCGAGGATCCCGCTGAACGCCAGCGGCTCCAGGGGGAGCAGGACCGGCTGGCCCATGCGGTGCGGCTGCAGGAGGGGGTGATGGCCCTGATCGGCCGACTGGTGGAAGGGGCCGAGGCCGCCCCGTCGGTGCTGGACCACCTGGCGGCCTGCGACCAGGAGCTGCAGACCATGGCCGGCCTCGACGCCGGCGTGGTGGCCCTGCACGGGGCCTGCGCCGACGCCCTGGCCGGGCTGCAGGACCTGGCCCGGGATCTGGATCGCTACGGCTCCCTGCTGGAGAGCGACCCGGAGAGCCTGGCCCTGCTGCAGGAGCGCATGGCCCAGCTCAAGGCCCTGGAGCGCCGCCACGGCCAGAGCCTGCCCGAACTGATCGCCCGCCGCGACAGCCTGCGGGAGCAGCTGGCCGGGGCGGAGGCCGAGGCCGCCCTGGCGGGCCTGGAGGCCGCCGAAGCCGCCGCCCGCCAGGGGCGTGATCGGGCCAATGCCGCGCTCACCCGTGCCCGCACCACCGCCGCCCGCGACCTCGAGGGCCAGCTGATGGCGGCCCTGCGGCCGATGGGACTGGCCAACGTGCGCTTCGCCGTGGCCCTGGCCGCCGCCGAGCCCGGCGAGGAGGGGGCCGATGCGGTGCAGTTCCTGTTCTCCGCCAACCCTGGCCAGCCCCCGGCTCCCCTGGCCGAGGTGGCCTCCGGCGGTGAGATGAGCCGCTTCCTGCTGGCGCTGAAAACCTGCCTGGCCGCGGCCGACCCCCACGTCACGTTGCTCTTCGATGAGATCGATGCGGGTGTGAGCGGCCGCGTCAGCGGCGCCATGGCCCAGCTGCTGCGGCGCCTGGCGGAGCAGCGCCAGGTGTTCTGCATCACCCACCAGCCCCTGGTCGCTGCCGCGGCCCAGCACCACTTCCGGGTCAGCAAGAGCGTCGAGGCGGGCCTTACCCACACGCGGGTGTCCCACCTGCGGGACACTCACGAGCGCCAGGCGGAGCTGGCGGAACTGGCCGGAGGCGATTCCGGCGAGGCCCACAGCTACGCCGCCAGCCTGCTGGGCGTTGAGGGCACGAACGATTCCGACAAGGTGAACCGGGCGGCTTGA
- a CDS encoding amylo-alpha-1,6-glucosidase, producing the protein MTPTSTPMSPPAAVVRFGSEICGDPRLAAEREWLVTNGLGGYAMGTVSGAPSRSYHGLLIAALTPPVERTLLLSQLQESVDGDPDGCGPLRIVSFALEGSVPRWRFAWGETLLEKRIWMAQGANTTHVSYRLVRGGPIQLSLTAWVQHRSPHGGERPELTLASLARGVEVRPLAAAPFVLLSDRGHWCLEEPPLWVEGVPLVAEAVRGLTSTAEHLRAATLTVTLRDPHPGVTIVASTCRDACTDGDRALAERRDHEDGLLRSWVAAQPALAPAAPAWIRQLVLAADAFVVERAPEGASLIAGYPWFNDWGRDTMISLAGLTLATGRCERAERILRTYAAHSSHGLIPNSFPDRADQPLDQRAYNTVDATLWFFQALAEHRQASGSDALVRDLFPQLVGIVEHHIAGTWFGIRMDPADGLLAAGEGETQLTWMDAKPGDRAITPRHGKAVEVNALWINALRSMAGFSRFTGADPGPWQALADQAAAGFRRFWNPRMGCCFDVIDGPSGGPDGRLRPNQLLALSLPEPLLSPAQAASVLALCGRRLLTRHGLRSLDPADPDYRGHYGGHVQRRDRAYHQGTVWAWWLGPFARAHFRLHGDAALALSFLEPMADHLGAAGLGSLSEIFDGDAPHAPRGCIAQAWSVAQVLAAWTAISGGTPRAPGR; encoded by the coding sequence ATGACACCAACTTCAACGCCCATGTCGCCGCCGGCGGCCGTGGTGCGTTTCGGCAGCGAGATCTGCGGCGATCCCCGCCTGGCCGCCGAGCGGGAGTGGCTGGTCACCAACGGCCTCGGCGGTTACGCCATGGGCACCGTGTCAGGGGCGCCGAGCCGCAGCTACCACGGCCTGCTGATCGCGGCCCTGACGCCGCCGGTGGAGCGCACCCTGCTGCTGAGCCAGCTGCAGGAGTCGGTGGATGGGGATCCGGATGGCTGCGGACCCCTGCGGATCGTGTCCTTTGCCCTGGAGGGCAGCGTGCCCCGCTGGCGTTTCGCCTGGGGGGAGACCCTGCTGGAGAAGCGGATCTGGATGGCCCAGGGGGCCAACACCACCCATGTGAGCTACCGGCTGGTGCGCGGTGGCCCGATCCAACTCAGCCTGACGGCCTGGGTGCAGCACCGCTCGCCCCACGGCGGCGAGCGCCCCGAGCTGACCCTGGCGTCCCTGGCCAGGGGGGTGGAGGTGCGTCCGCTGGCGGCGGCGCCGTTCGTGCTGCTCAGCGACCGGGGCCACTGGTGCCTGGAGGAGCCCCCGCTCTGGGTGGAAGGCGTGCCCCTGGTGGCGGAGGCCGTGCGGGGGCTGACGAGCACGGCCGAGCACCTGCGGGCGGCCACCCTCACCGTCACCCTCCGCGATCCACACCCGGGCGTCACCATCGTGGCCAGCACCTGCCGGGACGCCTGCACCGACGGTGATCGGGCGCTGGCTGAGCGCCGCGACCACGAGGACGGGCTGTTGCGCTCCTGGGTCGCCGCCCAGCCCGCCCTGGCGCCGGCCGCACCCGCCTGGATCCGCCAGCTGGTGCTGGCAGCCGATGCCTTCGTGGTCGAACGCGCCCCGGAGGGCGCCTCGCTGATCGCCGGCTACCCCTGGTTCAACGACTGGGGTCGCGACACGATGATCAGCCTGGCGGGGCTCACCCTGGCGACGGGCCGCTGCGAGCGGGCCGAGCGCATCCTGCGCACCTACGCCGCCCATAGCAGCCACGGGCTGATCCCCAACAGTTTCCCCGACCGGGCTGACCAACCCCTGGATCAGCGCGCGTACAACACGGTGGACGCCACGCTCTGGTTCTTCCAGGCGCTGGCGGAGCACCGGCAGGCCAGTGGCAGCGATGCCCTGGTGCGGGACCTCTTTCCCCAGCTGGTGGGGATCGTGGAGCACCACATCGCCGGCACCTGGTTCGGGATCCGCATGGATCCGGCCGATGGGCTGCTGGCCGCCGGGGAGGGGGAAACCCAGCTCACCTGGATGGATGCCAAGCCCGGCGACCGGGCCATCACCCCCCGCCACGGCAAGGCGGTGGAGGTGAATGCCCTGTGGATCAACGCCCTGCGCTCCATGGCCGGCTTCTCGCGATTCACCGGGGCCGATCCGGGCCCCTGGCAGGCGCTGGCGGACCAGGCCGCGGCGGGCTTCCGGCGTTTCTGGAACCCCCGGATGGGCTGCTGCTTCGATGTCATCGATGGCCCCTCCGGCGGCCCCGATGGGCGGCTGCGTCCTAACCAGCTGCTCGCCCTGTCGCTGCCGGAGCCCCTGCTCAGCCCGGCCCAGGCCGCCAGCGTGCTGGCGCTCTGCGGCCGGCGGCTGCTGACGCGCCACGGGCTGCGCAGCCTGGATCCTGCCGATCCCGACTACCGCGGCCACTACGGCGGTCACGTCCAGCGGCGCGATCGGGCCTACCACCAGGGCACGGTGTGGGCCTGGTGGCTGGGGCCCTTCGCCCGGGCCCATTTCAGGCTGCACGGCGATGCGGCCCTGGCGCTCTCGTTCCTGGAGCCCATGGCCGATCACCTGGGCGCGGCGGGGCTGGGCAGCCTCAGCGAGATCTTCGACGGCGACGCCCCCCATGCCCCGCGCGGCTGCATCGCCCAGGCCTGGTCGGTGGCCCAGGTGCTGGCGGCCTGGACGGCGATCAGTGGTGGAACCCCGAGAGCTCCGGGCCGTTGA
- a CDS encoding alpha/beta hydrolase: protein MNKRRRLVAAVLGLGLCWSTPAAFATENLVFTSGAFRRSIPVADLEHLATTGEARGLLADVLRLGRQNPKDVSKLLNESVQLPIVLMSRLLNTRIGEAILARLARILFPLRAPEAGVPALRAAMVLGTYEGKGSLSAITFLRAYPTRELEVSIPALLALASKASSISELVRFFSESPLDGLRGNEPQAAPAAPTKPAP, encoded by the coding sequence GTGAACAAGCGGCGAAGGCTTGTGGCCGCTGTCCTGGGTCTGGGGCTGTGCTGGTCGACTCCCGCGGCCTTCGCCACCGAGAACCTGGTGTTCACCAGCGGGGCCTTCCGCCGCTCGATCCCCGTGGCGGATCTGGAGCATCTGGCCACCACCGGCGAAGCCCGGGGCCTGCTGGCTGACGTGCTGCGCCTCGGCCGCCAGAACCCCAAGGACGTCAGCAAGCTGCTAAACGAATCGGTGCAGCTGCCGATCGTGCTGATGAGCCGCCTGCTCAACACCCGCATCGGTGAGGCGATCCTGGCCCGCCTGGCCCGGATCCTGTTCCCCCTGCGGGCCCCGGAGGCCGGCGTGCCCGCCCTGCGCGCCGCCATGGTGCTGGGCACCTACGAGGGCAAGGGGTCGCTCTCGGCGATCACCTTCCTGCGGGCCTACCCGACCCGGGAGCTGGAGGTGAGCATTCCGGCCCTGCTGGCGCTGGCGTCCAAGGCCTCCTCGATCAGCGAACTGGTGCGCTTCTTCTCCGAATCCCCCCTCGACGGTCTGCGGGGCAACGAGCCCCAGGCGGCCCCAGCCGCCCCAACCAAACCCGCCCCCTGA